From a region of the Butyrivibrio sp. AE3004 genome:
- a CDS encoding DUF6240 domain-containing protein encodes MSVNFNVINGMESDLEKSRKSTEAGNIYTKPYQKSTGTKSAVSVDLNGSLINNEAYTNQGKSKNDIMMEASNTDAALRHNYMSIMANNMSAEDFARAREDGFNLSDMKPEETVTILDKIKATLAMSGTEVIGYTDDITADQLTKITGSSSLANEIISSFHNNDIPLTKENIDDVILANDKMKSITELSDGAIKYMTLNDLAPTIENLYMSEHATNGQNRNGGTFILLETEGYYAKKADRLDWNTVEDQAKRIIAETGYDPEDSEILEQTKWMIEESIPLTKENLEKVSSLKMLNLPMDEEKIVNLTALSIANRGMVSADGSDNIENNIKKAIEIAGRVEKISDDAVDKVIEDNKVVNLDNLYRSQLELDKERFFSNKDSLPKPVKEQKEEMSATLKKEQPEENNTLIDEYTEKKMEVLTARKQLEEIRLSMTVNANLRLIDKGIKLETEPINNVIEALTKEIEDINKEIFNEGGTEKYQLFEETTAKISEFWTLPIAVVGRHSLPDNDSFENLYDDAKSLKVRYDKAGVLYEAVGTQVRGDLGDSIRKAFRNIDELLREAGQEINEENRRVIRILGYNRMEINEENIVRVLEMDEKLMRTVEKLKPGAVLNMIKEGHNPLKMTLQELGNELSRQDKDTSQQYEKYSKFLYKMEKNDEITPEEKESYIGIYRLFNTLKVTDNAAIGAVLQTGAEMTIENLLTATRTAKKEKKGIDFKVDDSFGGVTTKVSGSKSISEQIETAFRHYSEKADLVYENLEPEKLHNINAKEEMLLDELSDRLKEQQDKIAKDNIEAEYLNEKVNDIRKVASSQTSEDAIKELTKMGIEANTDTILAFLNLKAGRKGRDSSVWNLAEKMATLAFKEVRQDMLDDLIREEDYSKAYEENLLNLSDSLNEMLINEADTYIDVKTIHLMQKQLSVASKMSRNESYEIPVEIDGKITSMYVTFKESEMDGSKVEAEIETEYYGHISMGMTIDEGEVRGAFAASLKQTDDLAEYMDGVKDRFIRELSEKEAKLTIEKENIGILYRRQEAGSAIQGSEKGIFDKRTLLRMAEIFVHSV; translated from the coding sequence ATGAGCGTGAATTTTAATGTGATAAACGGAATGGAATCCGATTTGGAAAAATCAAGGAAAAGCACGGAAGCAGGGAATATATATACAAAACCATATCAGAAGAGTACAGGTACAAAGAGTGCCGTATCTGTGGATTTAAATGGCTCTCTTATTAATAATGAGGCATATACAAATCAGGGTAAAAGCAAGAATGACATAATGATGGAAGCAAGTAACACAGATGCTGCACTTCGCCATAACTATATGTCGATAATGGCAAATAATATGTCAGCAGAGGACTTTGCAAGGGCCAGGGAAGACGGATTTAATCTATCTGATATGAAGCCTGAAGAAACAGTGACAATCCTTGATAAGATTAAAGCAACTTTGGCAATGTCAGGAACAGAGGTAATTGGTTATACAGATGATATTACAGCTGATCAGCTGACAAAAATAACAGGCAGCAGTAGTCTGGCAAATGAGATTATTTCATCATTTCATAATAATGATATCCCTCTTACAAAAGAAAATATAGATGATGTGATCTTGGCCAATGATAAAATGAAATCCATTACTGAGTTAAGTGATGGGGCTATTAAATATATGACTTTAAATGATCTTGCTCCGACCATAGAAAATTTGTATATGTCGGAACATGCAACAAACGGACAAAATAGAAATGGCGGTACCTTTATTTTACTTGAGACAGAAGGATACTATGCAAAAAAGGCAGACCGGCTTGACTGGAATACTGTAGAGGACCAGGCAAAGAGAATAATTGCAGAGACAGGATATGATCCGGAAGATAGCGAAATATTAGAACAAACAAAGTGGATGATCGAGGAATCAATTCCACTTACAAAAGAAAACCTTGAAAAAGTAAGCAGCCTTAAGATGCTTAACCTTCCAATGGATGAGGAAAAAATCGTTAATCTTACCGCTTTGTCAATTGCAAACAGGGGAATGGTATCAGCGGATGGCTCTGATAATATTGAGAATAATATAAAAAAGGCAATAGAAATAGCAGGTAGAGTAGAGAAAATTTCCGATGATGCTGTAGATAAAGTTATTGAAGACAATAAAGTAGTAAACCTTGACAACTTGTACAGATCACAGCTGGAACTGGATAAAGAAAGATTTTTTTCTAATAAAGATAGCTTACCTAAACCGGTTAAAGAACAAAAAGAAGAGATGTCAGCTACCTTAAAAAAGGAGCAGCCTGAAGAAAATAATACCTTAATTGATGAATATACCGAAAAAAAAATGGAGGTACTTACAGCAAGAAAACAACTTGAAGAAATTAGGCTGTCTATGACAGTAAATGCAAACTTAAGATTGATTGACAAAGGAATAAAGCTTGAGACAGAACCGATTAATAATGTTATTGAAGCTTTGACAAAAGAAATAGAAGACATAAATAAAGAAATATTTAATGAAGGCGGAACTGAGAAATATCAGCTTTTTGAAGAAACAACAGCTAAAATTTCAGAGTTTTGGACTCTTCCGATAGCAGTTGTGGGACGACACAGTCTACCTGATAATGATAGCTTTGAAAACTTATATGATGATGCTAAATCATTAAAAGTCAGATATGACAAGGCAGGTGTTTTGTATGAAGCAGTCGGAACACAGGTAAGAGGTGATCTTGGAGACAGTATCAGGAAGGCATTCAGAAATATTGACGAACTTTTAAGGGAAGCAGGACAGGAGATAAATGAAGAAAACAGAAGAGTTATAAGAATCCTTGGTTATAACCGGATGGAAATAAATGAAGAGAATATTGTCAGGGTCCTTGAAATGGACGAGAAACTCATGAGAACAGTAGAAAAACTTAAACCGGGAGCTGTTCTTAATATGATAAAGGAAGGGCATAATCCTCTCAAAATGACATTACAGGAATTAGGTAATGAACTTTCCAGACAGGATAAAGATACCTCACAGCAGTATGAAAAGTATTCAAAGTTCCTATATAAAATGGAAAAAAATGACGAAATTACGCCTGAGGAAAAGGAATCATATATAGGGATATACAGACTTTTTAATACATTGAAGGTGACAGATAATGCGGCTATTGGTGCTGTATTGCAAACAGGAGCAGAGATGACAATTGAAAATCTCCTGACAGCAACAAGAACTGCAAAAAAAGAAAAGAAGGGGATAGATTTTAAAGTAGATGATTCCTTTGGAGGAGTTACAACAAAAGTTTCAGGTTCAAAATCAATTTCAGAACAAATAGAAACTGCGTTCAGACATTATAGTGAAAAAGCCGATTTAGTATATGAGAATCTGGAACCGGAAAAGCTTCATAATATAAATGCGAAAGAAGAAATGCTACTTGATGAACTCTCAGATAGATTAAAAGAGCAACAGGATAAAATTGCTAAAGACAATATTGAAGCTGAGTATTTAAACGAAAAAGTAAATGATATAAGAAAGGTTGCTTCATCTCAAACATCCGAGGATGCAATAAAAGAATTAACTAAGATGGGTATTGAAGCAAACACGGATACAATTCTTGCTTTTCTGAATCTGAAAGCGGGAAGAAAAGGTAGAGATTCATCTGTCTGGAATCTTGCTGAAAAAATGGCAACTCTTGCATTTAAGGAAGTCAGACAGGATATGCTGGATGATCTGATAAGAGAAGAAGATTATTCTAAAGCATATGAAGAAAATCTTTTAAATCTGTCGGATAGCCTTAATGAAATGCTTATAAATGAAGCAGATACTTACATAGATGTAAAGACAATACATTTAATGCAAAAGCAGCTGTCTGTAGCTTCAAAAATGTCAAGAAATGAGAGCTATGAAATACCTGTAGAGATAGATGGAAAAATAACTTCGATGTATGTCACGTTTAAAGAAAGTGAAATGGATGGAAGCAAGGTTGAAGCGGAGATTGAAACTGAGTACTACGGACATATTTCTATGGGAATGACAATTGATGAGGGAGAGGTAAGAGGAGCTTTTGCAGCATCTCTAAAGCAAACAGATGATTTAGCCGAATATATGGATGGTGTAAAAGATAGATTTATACGGGAGCTCTCGGAAAAAGAGGCCAAACTGACTATAGAGAAAGAAAATATTGGAATATTGTATCGCAGGCAGGAAGCCGGATCAGCGATACAAGGCTCGGAAAAAGGAATTTTCGATAAGCGAACATTGCTAAGGATGGCAGAGATCTTTGTTCACTCAGTATAG
- the glgB gene encoding 1,4-alpha-glucan branching protein GlgB: MGQTVFISDADEYLFGQGTHYDIYKKLGAHVSEENGVKGMFFAVWAPNAASVHVIGSFNGWDEEMYPMERIGNMGIYQLFIPGVGTGELYKYLIHTPDGRKLYKADPYANYAELRPGNASRTTDLSKFKWNDEKWYQGKKGKDLNKQPIAIYECHIGSWMKHPDGTEDGFYSYREFADRVVEYLKEMKYTHIELIGIAEHPFDGSWGYQVTGYYAPTSRYGEPTDFMYLVDLLHKNNIGVILDWVPAHFCPDEFGLGCFDGTCIYEDPDPRKGEHPDWGTKIFNLAKNEVKNFLIANALFWIKEFHIDGLRVDAVASMLYLDYGKRDGQWVPNKDGGNKNYEAIEFFKHLNSVIRGTYPDVMMIAEESTAWPKITAPVEDDGLNFSFKWNMGWMHDFCEYMKLDPYFRKGAHHMMTFAMSYNNAENYILPLSHDEVVHLKCSMVEKMPGYKVDKYANLRAGYAFMFGHSGKKLLFMGQDFGQEREWSEKRELDWFLLQEDLNRGMKDYVRDLLEIYRKYPALYEVDNDWGGFEWINADDADHSIYSFYRRAANGKDNILFVINFTPMEVQNYKVGVPFAGTYKHILDSADKKYAGCGTGIPESIKAEPGLCDYKDYSITMTLPPYGAELFVFQTSEAKSKKVDEKKAEEKKVIEKKSAAKTSKKTSAKKSK; the protein is encoded by the coding sequence ATGGGTCAGACAGTTTTTATTTCAGATGCAGATGAGTATTTATTTGGACAAGGGACTCATTATGATATTTATAAAAAATTAGGTGCACATGTTTCGGAAGAGAATGGCGTTAAAGGTATGTTTTTTGCCGTATGGGCGCCGAACGCAGCATCTGTGCATGTGATAGGTTCCTTTAATGGATGGGATGAAGAAATGTATCCGATGGAAAGAATCGGAAACATGGGGATTTACCAATTATTCATACCGGGAGTAGGAACAGGAGAATTATATAAATATCTTATTCATACACCCGATGGAAGAAAGCTATATAAGGCTGATCCATATGCAAATTATGCTGAATTGAGACCGGGTAACGCTTCCAGAACCACGGATCTTTCAAAATTCAAATGGAACGATGAAAAATGGTATCAGGGCAAAAAAGGAAAAGACCTTAATAAGCAGCCCATAGCAATATATGAATGCCATATCGGATCATGGATGAAGCATCCTGACGGAACAGAAGATGGATTTTACAGTTATAGAGAATTTGCGGATCGAGTTGTGGAATACTTAAAAGAAATGAAGTATACACACATTGAACTTATCGGTATTGCTGAGCATCCTTTTGATGGATCATGGGGATATCAGGTAACAGGATATTATGCACCTACATCAAGATATGGTGAGCCTACCGATTTCATGTATCTTGTAGATCTGTTACATAAAAATAACATAGGAGTAATTCTTGACTGGGTTCCTGCGCATTTTTGTCCGGATGAATTTGGTCTGGGATGTTTTGACGGAACTTGTATTTATGAAGATCCTGATCCGAGAAAGGGAGAACATCCTGATTGGGGAACAAAGATCTTCAATCTTGCAAAAAATGAGGTTAAGAATTTCCTTATTGCCAATGCACTATTCTGGATCAAGGAATTCCACATTGACGGACTACGTGTGGATGCAGTTGCATCAATGCTTTACCTTGACTATGGAAAGAGAGACGGACAATGGGTTCCTAACAAAGATGGTGGAAATAAGAACTATGAAGCTATTGAGTTCTTTAAACATCTTAACAGTGTAATTAGAGGAACCTATCCTGACGTTATGATGATTGCTGAGGAATCGACTGCATGGCCCAAGATTACAGCACCGGTTGAAGATGATGGACTTAATTTCAGCTTCAAATGGAATATGGGATGGATGCATGACTTCTGCGAATATATGAAGCTGGATCCATACTTCAGAAAAGGTGCTCATCACATGATGACGTTTGCCATGAGCTATAATAATGCAGAGAATTATATTTTGCCGTTATCACATGATGAAGTAGTTCATCTTAAATGCTCAATGGTCGAAAAAATGCCGGGTTATAAGGTTGATAAATATGCTAACCTTAGAGCAGGATATGCATTTATGTTTGGACACAGCGGCAAGAAGCTTCTTTTTATGGGACAGGATTTTGGACAGGAAAGAGAGTGGAGTGAAAAAAGAGAACTTGACTGGTTCCTGCTTCAGGAGGACCTTAACCGTGGAATGAAGGACTATGTCAGAGATCTGCTGGAAATATATCGCAAGTATCCGGCTCTTTATGAAGTAGATAATGATTGGGGCGGATTTGAATGGATCAATGCAGATGATGCTGATCATAGTATTTACAGCTTTTACAGAAGAGCAGCTAATGGGAAGGACAATATCCTGTTTGTAATTAATTTTACACCCATGGAAGTACAAAATTATAAGGTTGGAGTACCATTTGCCGGCACTTACAAACATATTTTGGACAGTGCTGATAAGAAATACGCAGGATGTGGAACAGGAATACCTGAAAGTATAAAAGCTGAACCTGGATTATGTGATTATAAGGACTATAGTATCACAATGACACTTCCGCCTTATGGTGCTGAGCTTTTTGTATTTCAGACATCAGAAGCAAAATCCAAGAAGGTAGATGAGAAAAAAGCTGAGGAAAAGAAAGTAATTGAGAAGAAATCAGCTGCGAAGACTTCTAAAAAGACATCTGCAAAGAAGTCAAAATAA
- a CDS encoding tetratricopeptide repeat protein, with translation MDKTEYKIRAEEIKSLIRAQRFADAVKIADTIDWKRVKSVGMLCAISDLYKVNRRLEESRDILLLAYDRSPTRREIVYSLCELAIAMGEFVQAVEYYKEFVRLAPRNTARYILQYKLYEAQEVSLEERIAVLEEYKKHDYNEKWAYELAYLYHRVGLTTECIEECDELFLYMREGRYVIKALELKALHEPLSPEQKAVYAKYKAETSGSLYAPSMQDAVPGKDEVDGSKAPTRELPVITEEQLRDAANVNAQNSQVYNTQNYSQQTAINNNYEEQGQGLIYEQPAYQQETRTVPLNESVSQNTLIYEKPIEEPRYEAPIDDTYSVPTINVDTYNTVDLQKEIAENLKEVLTESPEAALFADAHGPQVVREGDETESLDTGDMFDTTGDIARPSMSELFYEDKEEQTESIPIEEPVYEPEVQNENVPEDMGTDTKVWNTEAIEQVREMAPIPVQKETHIAEELRDKEIAANIAAEAMHDQPMYKGVVFADEPLQDEVPGAVIKPNVRYRINNNFDKMLSQEYDGQISLAIDDAKQVEKQITGQISINEFMSDWEKYKKEQQDKQYKKVKKQAASETGELFKEFDQNLVGPMLDGDISIDEALLKKDQPDNNEVLPTETEYVPEEAPVEEINYEQEYIPEAELPLEDTKQDNSYPSDEDNTEEDIISKEIKPETSEIINESESETEDEDSEITTIDDLQNTTSMVAITGEDLETAEYLGVNEPDEEPDENVKAADVDLGETTEISSEEIEKAVSISEDSTEDKDEHSEEETLPEDKADTEEKTVTEAEDEDDDNDDVGIDERVRVMTPEEKGLFGPYIHYKKSRRQIVRAIDNLSMAAYTNNAIVTGEQGAGTVNLAKGLIKAVQSTDDNFSGKVAMITAIKLNKSSVSSILDKIVNGALIIRRAADLKEDTVITLLKQLQSENKGYIVVIEDTKDDIDRLLDKYPEMKKCFNVRVDIEALDDDSLVAYAEQYALEKEHVIDNLGILALHQKISERQTLDHEVTVSEVKEMVDDAIYYADKHSVGHYFDVLLRKRFDKEDMIILREKDFLH, from the coding sequence TTGGATAAAACAGAATATAAAATTCGAGCAGAAGAGATAAAATCGCTGATTAGAGCACAGCGCTTTGCAGATGCAGTAAAAATTGCCGACACAATTGACTGGAAAAGGGTTAAGAGTGTCGGTATGCTTTGTGCAATCAGTGATCTGTATAAAGTAAACAGGAGACTGGAAGAGAGTAGGGACATACTACTTCTTGCTTATGACAGAAGTCCTACAAGAAGAGAAATAGTATATTCGCTATGTGAACTTGCCATTGCTATGGGAGAGTTTGTACAGGCTGTTGAGTATTATAAAGAGTTTGTAAGACTTGCTCCAAGAAATACAGCAAGATATATTTTGCAATACAAGCTATATGAGGCTCAGGAAGTTAGTTTGGAAGAGCGTATAGCTGTATTAGAGGAATATAAAAAGCATGATTACAATGAAAAATGGGCATATGAGCTTGCTTATTTATATCATAGAGTAGGACTGACTACAGAATGTATAGAAGAATGTGATGAGCTTTTCTTATACATGAGAGAAGGTCGATATGTAATAAAAGCACTTGAACTGAAAGCACTCCATGAGCCGCTTTCACCTGAACAGAAAGCGGTATATGCAAAGTACAAAGCAGAAACCAGTGGAAGTTTGTATGCACCAAGTATGCAGGATGCGGTTCCCGGTAAGGACGAAGTTGATGGAAGTAAAGCACCTACACGTGAACTTCCTGTCATTACAGAGGAACAGCTCAGAGATGCGGCTAATGTAAATGCACAGAATAGCCAGGTTTATAATACACAGAACTATTCTCAGCAGACTGCTATAAATAACAACTATGAAGAGCAGGGACAGGGGCTTATTTATGAACAGCCGGCTTACCAGCAGGAGACGAGAACTGTACCGCTTAATGAGTCTGTATCGCAGAATACTCTTATATATGAAAAGCCAATTGAGGAACCTCGATATGAAGCTCCTATTGATGATACATATTCCGTACCTACAATTAACGTAGATACTTATAATACTGTAGATCTTCAAAAAGAGATTGCAGAGAATTTAAAAGAAGTACTTACAGAAAGCCCGGAGGCGGCACTATTTGCCGATGCTCATGGACCTCAGGTTGTAAGAGAAGGTGATGAAACGGAAAGCCTTGACACCGGAGACATGTTTGACACTACAGGTGATATAGCAAGACCTTCTATGTCTGAACTTTTTTATGAGGATAAGGAAGAGCAGACGGAAAGTATTCCAATTGAAGAACCTGTTTATGAGCCTGAAGTGCAAAATGAGAATGTACCCGAAGATATGGGAACTGATACAAAGGTGTGGAATACTGAGGCAATTGAGCAGGTTCGTGAGATGGCCCCTATTCCAGTTCAAAAAGAGACCCATATAGCCGAGGAATTAAGGGATAAAGAAATAGCTGCGAATATTGCGGCAGAAGCTATGCATGATCAGCCTATGTATAAAGGCGTGGTTTTTGCTGATGAGCCGCTGCAGGATGAGGTTCCCGGAGCTGTAATAAAGCCTAATGTAAGATATAGGATAAATAATAATTTTGATAAGATGTTGTCCCAGGAATACGATGGGCAGATAAGTCTTGCTATTGATGACGCCAAACAGGTTGAAAAGCAGATTACAGGCCAGATCAGCATAAATGAATTTATGAGTGACTGGGAAAAATATAAAAAAGAACAGCAGGACAAGCAGTATAAAAAGGTAAAAAAACAGGCAGCATCAGAAACAGGAGAGCTATTCAAGGAGTTTGATCAAAATCTTGTAGGACCTATGCTTGATGGGGATATTTCCATTGATGAAGCACTTTTAAAGAAGGATCAGCCTGACAACAATGAGGTATTACCTACAGAGACAGAGTATGTTCCTGAAGAAGCTCCTGTAGAGGAGATTAATTATGAACAGGAATACATTCCTGAAGCCGAGCTTCCACTAGAAGATACGAAGCAGGATAACTCATATCCATCTGATGAGGATAATACTGAAGAAGATATTATTTCAAAAGAAATAAAGCCTGAAACTTCAGAAATAATAAATGAGTCAGAATCTGAAACAGAAGATGAGGATTCAGAAATAACTACAATCGATGATCTTCAAAATACTACTTCTATGGTAGCAATAACAGGAGAAGATCTGGAAACAGCAGAATATCTTGGTGTTAATGAACCGGATGAAGAGCCTGATGAAAATGTTAAGGCAGCAGATGTAGATTTAGGTGAGACAACAGAAATTAGCAGTGAAGAAATTGAAAAGGCTGTTAGTATATCTGAAGATTCCACTGAGGATAAGGATGAGCATTCAGAGGAAGAGACTTTACCGGAAGATAAAGCTGACACTGAAGAAAAAACCGTCACTGAAGCTGAAGACGAGGATGACGATAATGATGACGTTGGTATAGACGAGAGAGTCAGAGTCATGACTCCTGAAGAAAAAGGACTTTTTGGACCGTATATTCATTACAAGAAGTCAAGGAGACAGATTGTTCGAGCTATTGATAACCTTAGCATGGCTGCGTATACAAACAATGCTATTGTTACAGGTGAACAGGGAGCAGGTACTGTTAATCTTGCGAAAGGTCTGATAAAAGCAGTTCAGTCTACAGATGACAACTTTTCAGGTAAAGTTGCTATGATAACTGCAATTAAGCTGAATAAGAGCTCAGTTAGTTCTATTTTGGATAAAATTGTGAACGGTGCTCTTATTATCAGAAGGGCTGCAGATCTTAAAGAGGATACTGTTATTACGCTGCTTAAACAGCTTCAAAGTGAGAATAAGGGATACATAGTTGTAATCGAAGATACTAAGGATGATATAGACAGGTTACTGGATAAATATCCTGAAATGAAAAAATGCTTCAATGTACGTGTTGATATAGAAGCACTTGATGATGATTCACTTGTTGCCTATGCTGAGCAGTATGCACTTGAGAAAGAGCATGTTATAGACAATCTGGGGATACTGGCGCTCCACCAGAAGATATCTGAGAGACAGACACTTGATCATGAAGTTACGGTTTCAGAAGTAAAAGAAATGGTAGACGATGCCATTTATTATGCTGATAAGCATTCAGTTGGACATTATTTTGACGTCTTATTGAGAAAGCGCTTTGATAAAGAAGACATGATTATACTAAGGGAAAAGGATTTTCTTCATTAA